One genomic segment of bacterium includes these proteins:
- the pgsA gene encoding CDP-diacylglycerol--glycerol-3-phosphate 3-phosphatidyltransferase has translation MSSMNTENPDSQQMVPSTNRLEQLSKFRRWNTSWLGRIDSYLIHLIAIFSGGIFMRFFQRMTIHHRSRLKQLKLPSMILPNHVSILDDFFLGPPILFPMSIFRYDLMPYHAPEEKNFFKGKFLSYMMRKLKCVPLTRGAGFKQPGMLRLIELIQDNNVLWMYPEGGRTRSGDINSGKAGVGMILYRSRAQAIPIYHEGLHRVLPIGKSFPRLFRRVDVIIGEPVPLDDLFALPDEPRTWQAIADRVIESLKALRDELHTIVDQEGNAKPVKKVMNNVDNAPRLSVSRMKAAWRDVRWQPTLANYLTLFRLFLVPVFVLLFLSDHFALQIVATVVFIVAAITDAVDGYIARKRNEVTSFGEFIDPFADKLLTLTAFVLIALRKEFSLILINLLVYISLIATREIGITMLRIWAIDRGQPLITSVWGKMKTGIQLTTLIGTLVYFNIRDLLREFGLKVAYFDDKTMVPVLHGLFILCVIITVISGYLYIRNLIVRHRNK, from the coding sequence CAGTGGTGGTATCTTTATGCGTTTTTTTCAACGCATGACGATTCACCATCGCTCCCGGCTGAAACAACTAAAACTCCCCTCGATGATATTACCAAATCATGTATCGATCCTGGATGATTTTTTCTTGGGTCCACCGATACTGTTTCCGATGAGTATCTTTCGCTACGATTTAATGCCGTATCATGCCCCCGAAGAGAAGAATTTCTTTAAGGGCAAATTTCTCAGTTACATGATGCGGAAACTGAAGTGTGTTCCTTTGACTCGCGGAGCAGGTTTCAAACAACCTGGGATGCTGCGGTTAATCGAATTGATTCAGGATAATAACGTTCTCTGGATGTACCCTGAGGGGGGACGTACCCGTTCCGGTGACATTAATTCAGGAAAAGCTGGTGTCGGTATGATACTGTACCGTTCCCGCGCGCAGGCGATTCCCATCTACCATGAAGGATTACACCGCGTCCTTCCCATCGGTAAATCGTTTCCCCGGCTTTTTCGTCGGGTCGATGTGATTATCGGCGAACCAGTTCCACTGGATGATTTATTCGCGCTGCCAGACGAACCACGTACCTGGCAAGCAATTGCTGATCGGGTCATCGAAAGTCTTAAAGCGTTGCGCGATGAGTTACATACGATAGTCGATCAGGAAGGTAACGCGAAGCCGGTTAAAAAAGTGATGAATAACGTTGACAACGCACCCAGATTGTCAGTTTCAAGGATGAAAGCAGCATGGCGGGATGTTCGCTGGCAACCGACGTTGGCGAACTACTTGACATTGTTCAGATTGTTTCTTGTTCCGGTGTTTGTGCTACTCTTTCTTTCGGATCATTTTGCACTACAGATTGTTGCGACAGTAGTCTTTATTGTCGCTGCTATTACCGATGCTGTCGATGGCTATATAGCTCGCAAACGAAATGAGGTCACCAGCTTTGGCGAATTCATTGATCCCTTTGCAGACAAACTTCTTACCCTTACTGCGTTTGTTCTTATCGCGTTGCGTAAAGAGTTTTCCCTAATCTTGATCAATCTATTAGTCTACATCTCGCTGATTGCTACTCGCGAGATTGGAATAACCATGTTACGCATCTGGGCAATAGATCGCGGACAACCTTTGATTACTTCGGTCTGGGGTAAAATGAAAACCGGAATCCAACTGACTACGTTGATTGGAACACTGGTTTACTTTAATATCCGGGATTTGCTGCGGGAGTTTGGACTAAAAGTTGCCTACTTTGATGATAAAACAATGGTACCGGTACTGCACGGGTTATTTATACTATGTGTCATTATCACGGTAATCTCTGGTTATCTCTACATTCGTAACTTAATTGTTCGCCACCGCAACAAGTGA
- a CDS encoding SO_0444 family Cu/Zn efflux transporter, whose amino-acid sequence MQNFLTSLWDILLDSGLWLLIGFGIAGILHVLLSPNTLLKYLQGNGWKPTLRGVLLGAPIPLCSCSVLPVAKALRDGGAGRGPTSGFLISAPETSVDTIALSWALLGPVWAIIRPVTAILSAMTAGILQPKDEVKKRFRQASLSITTINPCCEGDCCCASSESNMTKSAAKWRKVTRYGFLDMPTDLARYLLPGLALAALIGVFFPASSLTEYANGVPVYIAAVLLGLPMYICSTASTPLAASLLAAGVAPGPVLVFMLTGPATNIASFATVRQLLGTKGFVIQMSAIIGVAIGCGLLVDYWHSVSPFTLGVLNKNEHSDAASFVSIGGAIMLLILLVVGLYRDLVMKKR is encoded by the coding sequence ATGCAGAATTTTCTCACATCGTTATGGGATATCCTACTCGATTCCGGACTCTGGTTACTTATTGGGTTCGGGATCGCCGGCATCCTCCATGTATTATTATCTCCGAACACACTCTTGAAATACCTGCAAGGTAACGGCTGGAAACCGACACTGCGAGGTGTATTGCTGGGAGCGCCGATTCCGCTTTGTTCGTGTTCGGTATTACCGGTAGCAAAAGCGTTACGTGATGGCGGCGCCGGGCGAGGTCCAACCTCCGGGTTTCTCATCTCTGCCCCAGAAACCAGTGTGGACACAATTGCCCTATCATGGGCTCTACTGGGACCAGTGTGGGCAATCATCCGTCCGGTTACGGCAATCCTCTCAGCAATGACCGCTGGAATCCTACAACCGAAAGATGAAGTGAAAAAGCGCTTCCGGCAAGCTTCCCTATCTATAACTACGATAAATCCGTGTTGCGAGGGAGATTGCTGTTGTGCCTCATCCGAAAGTAACATGACAAAGAGTGCTGCGAAATGGAGAAAAGTAACGCGCTACGGTTTTCTTGATATGCCAACCGATTTAGCAAGATACTTGCTGCCGGGATTAGCGTTGGCGGCACTGATAGGAGTCTTCTTTCCTGCATCCTCACTCACCGAATACGCCAATGGAGTGCCAGTTTACATCGCGGCAGTATTGTTGGGGTTACCGATGTACATTTGTTCGACGGCGAGTACCCCATTGGCGGCATCGTTGTTAGCGGCAGGTGTTGCACCTGGGCCGGTATTGGTGTTTATGTTGACCGGTCCGGCAACCAATATCGCATCGTTTGCCACTGTGCGTCAATTATTGGGAACCAAAGGGTTCGTTATCCAGATGAGTGCAATCATTGGAGTAGCAATTGGGTGTGGACTACTTGTAGACTATTGGCATTCAGTTTCGCCGTTTACATTAGGAGTTCTGAACAAAAACGAACATAGTGATGCAGCGAGTTTTGTGTCGATTGGTGGGGCAATCATGCTTCTCATCTTACTCGTAGTGGGGTTATATCGCGATCTAGTTATGAAGAAGCGTTAA